One genomic window of Trueperaceae bacterium includes the following:
- a CDS encoding helix-turn-helix domain-containing protein: protein MTSKLGARLRALRQAKGYTVSQTASLAGLSRSFVSMLENGKTSISAERLERLAAVFGLRASDVLPDTSSTSLIQVVRAGTGPRVPNAGPGVEITLLSNDLHRLLQPVIMRLAPGASYVNEVGHAGEELVYVLSGALELRVDTVAVELREGDTAHYPSALRHGYANLG, encoded by the coding sequence TTGACGTCGAAGCTCGGCGCCCGGCTCCGGGCGCTCCGGCAGGCCAAGGGGTACACGGTCAGCCAGACGGCCAGCCTCGCCGGCCTGTCCAGGTCGTTCGTCTCGATGCTCGAGAACGGCAAGACGAGCATCTCCGCCGAACGGCTCGAGCGGCTGGCGGCGGTGTTCGGTCTGCGCGCGTCCGACGTGCTCCCCGACACGTCGTCCACCTCGCTCATCCAGGTCGTGCGCGCGGGCACGGGGCCGCGGGTCCCCAACGCCGGCCCGGGCGTGGAGATCACCCTCTTGTCGAACGACCTGCACCGCCTCCTGCAACCCGTCATCATGCGGCTCGCGCCCGGCGCGAGCTACGTCAACGAGGTCGGGCACGCCGGCGAGGAGCTCGTCTACGTCCTTTCGGGCGCCCTCGAACTGCGGGTCGACACCGTGGCCGTCGAGCTGCGCGAGGGCGACACCGCGCACTACCCGAGCGCGTTGCGGCATGGCTACGCTAACCTCGG
- a CDS encoding ABC transporter permease: protein MTAATRPVRRGTEARALRAFASHRPAVASAALLALLVICAVLAPLLAPYDPYDLAVSASGNIAFEEPPSSEHLLGTDAIGRDVHSRLIYGGRISLSIGLISATISIVLGSLLGVLAGFRGGATDAVLSRAADAVSTFPALFLILTVSSFVKPSIFNVMAVIGLLSWMPTFRLMRAEVLKLRAVDFVEAAHALGAGAGRIMGRHLVPNAVAPIIVQATLGVAEAILIESALSFLGLGVQPPTASWGNMLADARSMTVLQSQPWLWVPPGVAIFVTVLAINFMGDGLRDAIDPRR, encoded by the coding sequence ATGACGGCGGCGACGCGGCCCGTCCGGCGAGGCACCGAAGCCAGGGCTTTACGCGCCTTCGCTTCACACCGCCCGGCCGTCGCCAGCGCCGCCCTCCTCGCCCTCCTCGTGATATGCGCCGTCCTCGCGCCGCTCCTGGCGCCCTACGACCCCTACGACCTTGCCGTCAGCGCCTCCGGCAACATCGCCTTCGAGGAGCCTCCGAGCAGCGAGCACCTGCTGGGCACCGACGCCATCGGCCGCGACGTCCACTCGCGACTCATCTACGGGGGCCGGATCTCCCTGTCGATCGGCCTCATCTCCGCCACCATCTCGATCGTGCTCGGCTCGCTGCTCGGCGTGCTCGCCGGTTTCCGCGGCGGCGCGACCGACGCCGTGCTCTCGCGCGCGGCCGACGCCGTCAGCACCTTCCCCGCCCTCTTCCTCATCCTCACCGTCTCGAGTTTCGTCAAGCCGTCCATCTTCAACGTGATGGCGGTCATCGGGCTGCTGAGCTGGATGCCAACGTTCCGCCTGATGCGCGCCGAGGTGCTGAAGCTAAGGGCCGTGGACTTCGTGGAGGCGGCGCACGCCCTGGGTGCCGGCGCCGGCCGGATCATGGGGCGCCACCTCGTGCCCAACGCGGTGGCTCCCATCATCGTGCAGGCCACGTTGGGAGTGGCGGAGGCCATCCTCATCGAGTCGGCGCTCTCGTTCCTCGGCCTGGGCGTGCAACCGCCCACTGCATCGTGGGGGAACATGCTCGCCGACGCCCGCAGCATGACCGTCCTGCAGTCGCAACCGTGGCTTTGGGTGCCGCCCGGCGTCGCCATATTCGTGACGGTGCTCGCCATCAACTTCATGGGCGACGGCCTCCGCGACGCCATCGACCCCCGGAGGTGA
- a CDS encoding ABC transporter permease, translated as MLPFAARRSLQALVILALVTFLSYVIMSMAPGNALQTFIDPRVPPAELAAAERALGLDKPVAVRYLSWLRELASGNLGYSIKTGTPVGALILSRLGPTLLLMGTALALMTVLAIVLGVVSAARPYSFVDYLATTFAFAGISVPSFFFALTLIYVFAVQLGWLPTSGLQTYQRELSGLDLALDRAAHLVLPVAVLALTGTAELVRHVRSAVSEALKQDYVRTAKGKGVASRAVLLNHALRNSWLPIITLLGVALPRFFSGSVVTEVVFAWPGMGRLLVDSVFARDYPVAMGINLFAAMLVLLGNLLADVAYGLADPRIRYQ; from the coding sequence ATGCTCCCGTTCGCAGCCCGCCGCTCGCTCCAGGCCCTCGTGATCCTGGCGCTGGTGACGTTCCTCAGCTACGTCATCATGAGCATGGCCCCCGGCAACGCGCTCCAGACGTTCATCGACCCGCGCGTGCCGCCGGCCGAGCTGGCCGCCGCCGAGCGGGCACTAGGGCTCGACAAGCCGGTGGCCGTCCGCTACCTCAGCTGGCTGCGGGAACTCGCGTCGGGCAACCTCGGCTACTCCATCAAGACGGGAACCCCCGTCGGCGCGTTGATCCTCTCGCGCTTGGGGCCCACCCTTCTCCTCATGGGCACTGCCCTCGCTCTCATGACGGTGCTCGCCATCGTGCTCGGGGTCGTCTCGGCTGCTAGGCCCTACTCCTTCGTCGACTACCTCGCCACCACCTTCGCGTTCGCGGGGATCTCGGTGCCGAGTTTCTTCTTCGCGCTCACCCTCATCTACGTGTTCGCCGTCCAACTCGGCTGGCTGCCCACCTCGGGCCTGCAGACGTACCAACGCGAGCTGAGCGGGCTCGACCTCGCCCTCGACCGAGCCGCTCACCTCGTGCTCCCCGTGGCCGTCCTCGCGCTCACCGGCACCGCCGAGCTCGTCCGCCACGTGCGCTCCGCCGTGAGCGAGGCCCTCAAGCAGGATTACGTCCGGACCGCCAAGGGGAAGGGCGTCGCGAGCCGCGCCGTGCTGTTGAACCACGCCCTGCGCAACAGCTGGCTCCCGATCATCACCCTGCTGGGCGTCGCGTTGCCACGGTTCTTCAGTGGCTCCGTCGTCACGGAGGTCGTCTTCGCCTGGCCCGGCATGGGTCGCCTCCTCGTCGATTCGGTGTTCGCTCGCGACTACCCGGTGGCGATGGGCATAAACCTCTTCGCCGCCATGTTGGTGCTTCTCGGCAACCTGCTCGCTGACGTCGCCTACGGTCTGGCCGACCCGAGGATCCGCTACCAATGA
- a CDS encoding aminopeptidase P family protein: MARLSRLQAALSGTDLDALLVTAPADLRLLTGFSGSAGTLLVTRSDARLLVDPRYTRRAASETGLPVSEYPKREEWTGALAALCEGRRSVGAQARHLLAAEWQELALALNGELTPADDLLAPLRELKTRDEVADLKAAGDLTWRAIDKVLEALEAGITERELAAAVARGLLAEGDGLAFPVIAAFGAATADPHAAPTDRRLAPGDLVLVDAGAKVRGWCGDVTVTTVFGAPDPRQADYLTLTERALAAAEAAAVPGASGGDVDEAARAVYREAGLEHLTLKGVGHGLGLEVHEAPRLVEGGEAKLQNGHVFTLEPGLYVEGWGGIRMERMYALADDALVPLSPWPRP; this comes from the coding sequence ATGGCTCGTCTGAGCCGGCTGCAGGCGGCGCTGAGCGGCACCGACCTGGACGCCTTGCTCGTCACCGCTCCGGCGGACCTGCGGCTGCTGACCGGCTTCTCCGGGTCGGCCGGCACCTTGCTCGTCACGCGAAGCGACGCGCGCCTGCTGGTGGACCCCCGCTACACCCGCCGCGCCGCGAGCGAGACGGGCCTCCCCGTCAGCGAGTACCCCAAGCGCGAGGAGTGGACGGGAGCGCTGGCGGCGCTGTGCGAAGGGCGGCGTAGCGTGGGCGCCCAGGCGCGCCACCTCCTCGCGGCCGAGTGGCAAGAGCTCGCACTGGCGCTCAACGGCGAGCTGACCCCCGCGGACGACCTGTTGGCGCCGCTGCGAGAACTCAAGACACGGGACGAGGTCGCCGACCTGAAGGCCGCGGGCGACCTCACCTGGCGAGCCATCGACAAGGTCCTGGAGGCCCTCGAAGCAGGAATCACGGAACGCGAACTCGCTGCCGCCGTGGCTCGAGGGCTCCTGGCCGAGGGAGACGGGCTCGCGTTCCCGGTGATAGCTGCGTTCGGCGCCGCCACGGCGGACCCTCACGCCGCGCCGACCGACAGGCGCCTGGCCCCTGGCGACCTCGTCCTCGTCGACGCCGGGGCCAAGGTGCGCGGCTGGTGCGGCGACGTGACGGTGACGACCGTCTTCGGCGCCCCCGACCCGCGCCAGGCCGACTACCTGACGCTCACCGAGCGTGCGCTCGCCGCCGCCGAGGCGGCCGCCGTGCCGGGCGCTAGCGGCGGCGACGTGGACGAGGCGGCCCGCGCCGTCTACCGTGAGGCAGGGCTGGAGCACCTGACGCTCAAGGGCGTCGGGCACGGCCTGGGCCTCGAGGTGCACGAGGCGCCGCGACTGGTCGAGGGAGGAGAAGCGAAGCTGCAGAACGGACACGTCTTCACCCTGGAACCCGGCCTGTACGTGGAAGGTTGGGGCGGAATACGCATGGAGCGCATGTACGCGCTCGCGGACGACGCCCTCGTGCCCCTAAGCCCCTGGCCCCGACCGTAA
- a CDS encoding aminopeptidase P family protein — translation MSDLGREKSRQALALLGAGTLWLTLTREGSDPATGLLFDTGVSGNAAMMLHPEAGVVALVANYDEGHVERLGVFDEIRAYERSFADALTTWLRELAPHTILLNYSESDHLSDGLTHGQYLKVAALAATAAPHAGLRTSEPLLARVRGVKTPAELERLEHAIRGSGELYARLRPRLRVGMSEREVQALMLAIAADLGLEPYMGGHDGPLVCINRVGLAHRAPGDDRIEPGDLLILDHGLAYRGYYSDLARTLYFLAPGETAAPPEVTAAFRSAYEAISAAFEALAPGREGWEVDAAAREVHLANGFPEISHATGHQIGRHVHDGGTLLGPRWERYGSAPLGKIEAGNVFTIEPTILRSPAPSMLVEENVVVTEAGARWLSERQEELWLV, via the coding sequence ATGTCGGACCTCGGTAGGGAGAAATCGCGGCAGGCACTCGCCCTGCTAGGGGCGGGCACGCTCTGGCTGACGCTCACGCGCGAGGGGAGCGACCCGGCCACCGGCCTCCTCTTCGACACGGGCGTGAGCGGCAACGCCGCCATGATGCTCCATCCTGAGGCCGGCGTCGTCGCGCTCGTCGCCAACTACGACGAGGGGCACGTGGAGCGCCTAGGCGTCTTCGACGAGATCCGCGCCTACGAGCGCTCGTTCGCGGACGCGCTGACCACCTGGCTGCGCGAGCTCGCCCCACACACCATCCTGCTCAACTACTCCGAGAGCGACCACCTCTCCGACGGGCTCACGCACGGTCAGTACCTGAAGGTGGCGGCTCTCGCCGCCACCGCCGCGCCCCACGCCGGCCTTCGCACGAGCGAGCCTCTCCTCGCCCGTGTCCGCGGTGTGAAGACCCCCGCAGAGCTCGAGCGTCTCGAACACGCCATCCGCGGGAGCGGCGAGCTCTACGCCCGCCTGCGGCCGCGACTCCGCGTGGGCATGAGCGAACGCGAGGTCCAGGCGCTGATGCTCGCCATCGCCGCCGACCTGGGGCTCGAGCCCTACATGGGCGGCCACGACGGTCCCCTCGTCTGCATCAACCGGGTCGGCCTGGCGCACCGCGCGCCCGGCGACGACCGGATCGAGCCGGGCGACCTGCTCATCCTCGACCACGGCCTCGCGTACCGCGGCTACTACTCCGACCTGGCGCGCACCTTGTACTTCCTCGCCCCCGGCGAGACCGCGGCCCCACCGGAGGTGACGGCCGCGTTCCGCTCGGCGTACGAGGCCATCAGCGCGGCGTTCGAGGCCCTCGCGCCTGGGCGCGAAGGGTGGGAGGTCGACGCCGCCGCGCGAGAGGTGCACCTCGCCAACGGTTTCCCCGAGATCTCACACGCCACCGGCCACCAGATCGGTCGGCACGTGCACGACGGCGGCACGCTCCTCGGACCCCGTTGGGAGCGGTACGGTTCCGCGCCTCTCGGCAAGATCGAGGCCGGCAACGTCTTCACCATAGAGCCCACGATCCTCCGCTCCCCCGCCCCCTCCATGCTCGTCGAGGAGAACGTCGTGGTCACGGAGGCGGGCGCGCGGTGGCTGAGCGAGCGTCAAGAGGAGCTATGGCTCGTCTGA